One Cryobacterium psychrophilum DNA segment encodes these proteins:
- a CDS encoding putative bifunctional diguanylate cyclase/phosphodiesterase, with protein MTLRTNGNVDDGLASVLVAARGATADIALITDSTQAVMYVSASFTAMTGYEQAELMGRNCRVLQGPGTDSSTRRIMREVLASGEVFEGEILNYRKNGSAFWTALKIIPMRVGASTAITHFVSIQRDISNHVALLKQLQNQALHDSVTGLPNRTAAERAVEEVVKRAPDREVTAAVGLIDLDDFRLVNNTLGHAAGDAVLQQWAARVLSRLREGDVLARMGGDEFILILKNITRSTANEDLPGMLHRVHEAVKAPFTVDGQQVRIGMSLGIALVPEDGTDSRSILRSADEALYTAKERRNHRRTWWETAEHASIHSQDNGNSGTTNGRSGTGPEANPEDYPGALTSGNILVHFQPVVDLREGTVHLFEALARLTLPGGRVAYPDEFLPHLGTDDLRVLFVGVLDRALEILAAWDREGTRHDVSVNLPPAILLDGSIPALVDKLLHAHDIQPGRLGLELLESQVISLDAQRTALRELVALGVNLAMDDLGSGYSSLQRLSSFPFSAIKLDRGLLFHVQDRPLETLSVLATLIQLGRDLGMNVVIEGLENESLTEAATVLGAPLGQGYYFAKPMPPEDCLRWSDSFTLHSDVSLIETPLGALAYHLKFARLAAPHPLELDRCPLTRFLHEANASAEVEAWHAQQHEAPGIHPGSSKFLIDWLTPHIREHSPQES; from the coding sequence ATGACCCTGCGAACGAACGGAAACGTAGATGATGGCCTGGCCTCAGTGCTCGTGGCTGCCCGGGGGGCGACCGCTGATATCGCGCTGATAACCGACTCAACACAAGCCGTCATGTATGTTTCTGCTTCTTTTACCGCCATGACCGGGTATGAGCAGGCTGAGTTGATGGGCCGGAACTGTCGCGTCCTGCAGGGACCGGGCACCGATTCCAGCACGAGACGCATCATGCGGGAAGTCCTCGCTTCGGGGGAGGTCTTTGAAGGAGAAATACTCAATTACCGTAAGAACGGTTCCGCGTTCTGGACAGCGCTGAAGATCATCCCGATGCGGGTGGGCGCCAGCACCGCGATCACCCACTTTGTGAGTATCCAACGCGATATCAGCAACCACGTGGCCTTGCTGAAGCAGCTGCAGAACCAGGCGCTTCACGACTCCGTGACGGGTCTGCCGAACCGGACGGCGGCCGAACGGGCTGTGGAGGAGGTCGTGAAACGCGCTCCTGACCGTGAAGTGACGGCGGCAGTTGGATTGATTGATCTGGATGATTTCCGTCTCGTCAACAACACCTTGGGTCATGCGGCGGGTGATGCAGTGTTGCAGCAGTGGGCGGCTCGCGTGCTCTCACGCCTGCGTGAAGGCGATGTTCTGGCCCGGATGGGCGGGGACGAATTCATCCTGATCCTCAAAAACATCACGCGTAGCACCGCAAACGAGGACCTGCCCGGAATGCTCCACCGGGTGCATGAGGCGGTGAAGGCGCCCTTCACTGTTGACGGCCAGCAGGTTCGCATCGGAATGAGCCTGGGGATCGCACTGGTTCCCGAGGACGGCACCGATAGCCGGTCCATTCTTCGCAGCGCCGATGAGGCGCTCTATACGGCCAAGGAACGCCGAAACCATCGGAGGACCTGGTGGGAGACCGCGGAACACGCCAGCATTCACTCACAGGACAACGGAAACAGCGGTACCACCAATGGACGCTCCGGCACGGGACCAGAAGCGAATCCGGAGGATTATCCAGGCGCTCTCACGAGTGGAAATATCCTTGTTCACTTCCAGCCCGTGGTGGATCTTCGCGAGGGGACCGTGCACCTGTTCGAGGCCCTGGCGCGCCTGACACTCCCCGGAGGACGCGTCGCGTACCCCGATGAGTTCCTGCCCCACCTCGGGACTGACGATCTGCGCGTCTTGTTCGTCGGCGTCCTCGATCGGGCGTTGGAAATCCTGGCGGCGTGGGATCGAGAGGGTACCCGTCACGACGTGTCAGTGAACCTGCCACCAGCAATCCTGCTCGATGGGTCGATACCGGCACTCGTCGACAAGCTGCTCCACGCCCATGACATCCAGCCGGGCCGCCTGGGATTGGAGCTGCTGGAATCGCAGGTCATAAGCCTCGACGCGCAGCGGACAGCTTTGCGGGAGCTCGTCGCCTTGGGAGTAAACCTTGCCATGGATGATCTCGGATCCGGCTACAGCAGCCTGCAAAGGCTCTCATCGTTTCCGTTCAGCGCCATCAAACTCGATCGCGGATTGCTCTTTCACGTCCAGGACAGGCCCCTGGAAACGCTCAGCGTCCTGGCAACCCTCATCCAATTAGGCCGGGACCTGGGCATGAATGTCGTTATCGAAGGGCTGGAGAACGAAAGCCTGACCGAAGCCGCTACCGTCCTCGGGGCACCGCTGGGCCAGGGGTATTACTTTGCCAAACCAATGCCACCCGAAGACTGCCTGCGGTGGTCTGATTCCTTCACCCTCCACTCAGACGTGTCTCTGATAGAGACACCGCTCGGCGCTTTGGCTTATCACTTGAAGTTCGCCCGACTAGCCGCACCGCACCCACTGGAACTCGACCGCTGCCCTCTCACCCGATTCCTCCACGAAGCCAACGCCTCCGCCGAGGTGGAAGCATGGCACGCACAACAACACGAAGCACCGGGGATACACCCCGGCTCCAGCAAATTCCTCATCGACTGGCTCACCCCACACATCCGCGAACACAGCCCACAGGAATCCTGA
- the trmD gene encoding tRNA (guanosine(37)-N1)-methyltransferase TrmD, giving the protein MRIDIVTIFPEFFDVLDLSLLGKARQSGLIELGVHNLRDHTHDRHRTVDDTPYGGGAGMVMKPEPWGDALDSILGDAPAADEGPTIIFPSPAGEQFTQATARELAEESHLVFGCGRYEGIDQRVVDHYATRGRVRLISLGDYVLNGGEVAVMAMIEAVGRLIPGVVGNPQSLVEESHEDGLLEYPSYTKPNEWRGLSVPPVLLSGNHAAIAAWRHEQQLERTRLVRPDLLAEPVESPAP; this is encoded by the coding sequence ATGCGCATTGATATCGTCACCATTTTTCCTGAATTCTTCGATGTGCTCGACCTGTCGCTGCTCGGCAAGGCCCGCCAGTCCGGTCTGATCGAACTGGGCGTGCACAACCTGCGCGACCACACGCACGACCGGCACCGCACCGTCGATGACACCCCCTACGGCGGGGGCGCCGGAATGGTCATGAAGCCCGAGCCCTGGGGGGACGCACTCGACTCCATCCTCGGCGACGCGCCCGCCGCCGACGAGGGCCCCACGATCATTTTTCCGTCGCCCGCCGGCGAGCAGTTCACCCAGGCCACCGCGAGGGAGCTCGCCGAGGAATCCCATCTCGTCTTCGGATGCGGGCGCTACGAGGGCATCGACCAGCGCGTCGTCGACCACTACGCCACCCGCGGACGCGTGCGCCTGATCAGCCTCGGTGACTATGTGCTCAACGGGGGAGAGGTCGCCGTGATGGCGATGATCGAGGCCGTGGGCCGGCTCATTCCCGGTGTGGTCGGAAACCCGCAGAGCCTCGTGGAGGAATCACACGAGGACGGCCTGCTGGAATACCCGAGTTATACGAAACCGAACGAGTGGCGAGGACTGTCGGTTCCCCCGGTTCTGCTGAGCGGCAACCACGCCGCTATCGCAGCCTGGCGCCACGAGCAGCAGCTTGAGCGCACGAGGCTCGTTCGTCCCGACCTGCTGGCCGAGCCGGTGGAGAGTCCCGCTCCGTAG
- a CDS encoding MFS transporter → MFIRRTFFRWQFPAVIVLPLWLLIGSSIFGTGGWAVLGIFFGAVLLGLGMLIVSLFLFARREVREERALSWIDVGVLAVWHALIIALGLASDPSGWLSVLVIVVGIGAFWYAVWALFSAARKRVRAMLDLIEQTAAGTAPASPLASPPMRPRTEHGASTPPPSGRANDPEVIVIKETPHDAP, encoded by the coding sequence GTGTTTATACGCCGCACCTTCTTCCGTTGGCAGTTTCCTGCCGTTATTGTCCTGCCGCTATGGCTCCTGATCGGCTCGTCGATCTTCGGAACGGGCGGCTGGGCGGTACTCGGGATCTTCTTCGGCGCCGTGCTGCTCGGCCTCGGAATGCTCATCGTGAGCCTGTTCCTCTTCGCCCGCCGCGAGGTGCGCGAGGAGCGCGCCCTGTCGTGGATCGACGTCGGCGTGCTTGCCGTCTGGCACGCCCTGATCATCGCACTCGGGCTTGCCTCTGATCCCTCCGGCTGGTTGTCCGTGCTCGTCATCGTTGTCGGGATCGGCGCGTTCTGGTACGCCGTGTGGGCGCTGTTCAGTGCCGCCCGCAAGCGCGTGCGGGCCATGCTGGATCTCATTGAGCAGACTGCGGCCGGCACCGCTCCCGCCAGCCCCCTGGCATCACCGCCGATGCGGCCGAGAACGGAACACGGCGCATCCACGCCGCCTCCATCCGGCCGCGCGAACGATCCAGAGGTCATCGTGATCAAGGAAACGCCGCACGACGCTCCGTAG
- the rplS gene encoding 50S ribosomal protein L19: protein MHILDFVDAPSLKKDIPAFRAGDTVKVHVNIIEGTRSRIQVFQGIVIGRSGEGVRETFCVRKVSFQIGVERTFPVHSPIIDHIEVVTRGDVRRAKLYFLRDLRGKKAKIKEKR from the coding sequence ATGCATATTCTCGACTTCGTGGATGCACCGTCCCTCAAGAAGGACATCCCCGCGTTCCGTGCCGGCGACACCGTCAAGGTTCACGTAAACATCATTGAAGGTACCCGCTCTCGTATCCAGGTCTTCCAGGGCATCGTCATCGGCCGTTCCGGTGAAGGCGTCCGCGAGACCTTCTGCGTACGTAAGGTCAGCTTCCAGATCGGCGTCGAGCGCACCTTCCCGGTGCACTCGCCGATCATCGACCACATCGAGGTCGTCACCCGCGGAGATGTTCGCCGCGCGAAGCTGTACTTCCTCCGCGACCTGCGCGGCAAGAAGGCCAAGATCAAGGAAAAGCGCTAG
- the lepB gene encoding signal peptidase I — protein sequence MTEEAVPTRRIRLGSHSRARSGPKTKKQSVLLFVRDLIIIFIVALLISFLIKTFLVRSFYIPSGSMENTLQVYDRILVNQLEPRFMPIKRGDVMVFRDPGGWLSPQEVVQQNPLVASADWLMAAVGLSAPDSNDHLIKRVIGLPGDHVVCCNALGQMSVNGVPLSEPYVLLPQGATMVSQDDFDVVIPANSLWMMGDNRYNSKDSRYNGETPGKGFVPIDHVVGRALVISWPLARWSWLDDYPDVFRSVKDGAQ from the coding sequence ATGACAGAAGAAGCGGTACCTACGCGAAGGATTCGCCTGGGATCACACTCGCGTGCACGCTCCGGTCCAAAGACCAAGAAGCAAAGTGTCTTACTGTTCGTCCGCGACCTCATCATTATTTTTATTGTCGCCCTCCTCATCTCCTTCCTGATCAAGACGTTTTTGGTTAGGTCGTTCTACATTCCCTCCGGGTCGATGGAAAACACGCTCCAGGTCTATGACCGGATCCTTGTGAATCAGCTCGAGCCCCGGTTCATGCCCATCAAACGCGGCGACGTCATGGTCTTCCGTGACCCGGGCGGTTGGCTCTCGCCGCAGGAGGTCGTTCAGCAGAACCCCCTCGTCGCGAGCGCGGACTGGCTCATGGCCGCGGTCGGACTATCCGCTCCCGACAGTAACGATCACCTGATCAAACGTGTCATCGGACTGCCGGGTGATCACGTGGTCTGCTGCAACGCCCTCGGCCAGATGAGTGTTAACGGCGTGCCCCTCTCCGAGCCGTATGTGCTGCTGCCGCAGGGAGCGACCATGGTGTCCCAGGACGACTTCGACGTGGTGATCCCCGCGAATTCCCTCTGGATGATGGGGGACAACCGCTACAACTCGAAGGACTCCCGGTACAACGGGGAGACCCCTGGTAAGGGTTTTGTCCCGATCGACCACGTGGTCGGTCGCGCCCTCGTTATCAGCTGGCCCCTCGCCAGATGGTCCTGGCTCGACGACTACCCCGACGTCTTCCGCAGCGTGAAAGACGGGGCGCAGTAG
- a CDS encoding ribonuclease HII — translation MAVSDPNLDVELAMLADGARFVIGCDEVGRGALAGPVGVGFVAIDASVTPIPAGLRDSKMLSEPKRELLAPLAAAWALHSAVGLASAQEVDELGIIACLGLAGKRALAQLHASGVDITGSVVLLDGSDDWLNKALKTPLTVVTRIKADRDCGSVAAASVIAKVHRDRLMIAADAVSPGYGWLGNKGYGSAEHMRAIARLGATELHRKSWLKISK, via the coding sequence GTGGCCGTGTCCGACCCCAACCTTGACGTGGAACTGGCCATGCTGGCAGACGGAGCGAGGTTCGTTATCGGCTGTGACGAGGTGGGCCGCGGCGCATTGGCCGGGCCCGTTGGTGTTGGATTCGTCGCGATCGATGCGAGCGTCACCCCCATTCCGGCCGGTTTACGCGACTCCAAAATGCTCAGCGAGCCCAAACGCGAGTTGCTCGCGCCGCTCGCAGCGGCCTGGGCGCTGCACTCGGCGGTGGGCCTCGCCTCGGCGCAGGAGGTCGACGAGCTCGGCATCATTGCGTGCCTCGGTCTGGCAGGCAAGCGTGCCCTGGCCCAGCTGCACGCCTCCGGGGTCGACATAACCGGCAGCGTCGTGCTCCTCGACGGCAGTGATGACTGGCTCAACAAGGCGCTCAAGACCCCGCTGACCGTCGTGACCCGCATCAAGGCCGACCGGGACTGCGGCTCGGTCGCCGCAGCATCCGTTATCGCCAAGGTGCACAGGGACCGCCTGATGATCGCGGCGGATGCTGTTTCTCCCGGATACGGGTGGTTGGGCAACAAGGGGTACGGTAGCGCCGAGCACATGAGAGCCATTGCTCGGCTGGGAGCCACCGAGCTGCACCGCAAATCGTGGTTGAAGATCTCGAAGTAG
- a CDS encoding DUF2469 family protein has protein sequence MEEDEFEDYDREVELALYREYRDVVGQFQYVVETERRFYLANDVELVRRDTEHDFYFELNMKDVWVWDVYRSDRFVKSVRVLTFKDVNVEELASKEFELPKELALDE, from the coding sequence ATGGAAGAAGACGAATTTGAGGACTACGACCGCGAGGTCGAGCTGGCCCTGTACCGTGAATATCGAGACGTGGTTGGCCAGTTCCAATATGTCGTTGAGACGGAACGGCGCTTCTACCTGGCCAATGACGTCGAATTGGTGCGCCGTGACACGGAGCACGATTTCTACTTTGAGCTGAACATGAAGGACGTGTGGGTGTGGGACGTGTACCGCTCCGATCGCTTCGTGAAATCAGTGCGTGTGCTCACATTCAAAGATGTCAACGTGGAAGAACTTGCGTCGAAGGAGTTTGAGCTGCCCAAGGAATTGGCGCTCGACGAGTAA
- a CDS encoding glyceraldehyde-3-phosphate dehydrogenase, with amino-acid sequence MNQSTDRARQMWIGREAIAEAMIPLIGRLYRDNNVVTSVFGRGLVNKSVIGLLKAHRFARHIADVELPLEETLPVLETLLRLNLGAASIDLARLAIAYRKDAEELSLEEFLRAELAGIVDQHGLDERTSTDVVLYGFGRIGRLLARILIEHAGGGQGLRLRAIVVRKGSENDIIKRASLLRRDSVHGPFEGTITVDERNNTILANGTLIQVIYSSDPSTVDYESYGIHNAVVVDNTGRWRDADGLSQHLKCPGVARVLLTAPGKGALKNIVHGINHATITDDDTIVTAASCTTNAIAPVLKAINDRFGIVDGHVETVHSFTNDQNLIDNFHSGDRRGRSAALNMVISETGAAKAVAKALPELVGKLTGNAIRVPTPDVSMAILNLNLETGTDKDEVNTYLRTMSLHSDLHKQIDYIDSPEVVSSDFLGSRRAGIVDGLATIANGTKVILYVWYDNEFGYSCQVIRVLEEMAGVLAPAFPSAMVDELEAVL; translated from the coding sequence GTGAATCAGTCAACAGATCGTGCCCGTCAAATGTGGATCGGTCGGGAGGCGATCGCCGAGGCGATGATTCCCCTCATCGGCCGCCTGTATCGCGACAACAATGTCGTGACGAGCGTGTTCGGTCGCGGCCTTGTGAACAAGTCGGTCATCGGTCTGCTCAAGGCTCACCGCTTCGCCCGCCACATAGCGGATGTCGAGCTTCCGCTCGAAGAGACGCTTCCGGTCCTGGAGACCCTGCTGCGTCTCAACCTCGGTGCAGCCTCGATCGACCTGGCCCGTCTCGCGATTGCGTACCGGAAAGACGCCGAGGAACTCTCGCTGGAGGAGTTCCTGCGCGCCGAGCTCGCCGGCATCGTCGACCAGCACGGCCTGGACGAACGCACCAGCACCGACGTTGTGCTCTACGGCTTCGGCCGCATCGGGCGTCTGCTCGCCCGGATCCTGATTGAGCACGCCGGCGGCGGCCAGGGCCTGCGCCTGCGCGCCATCGTCGTGCGCAAAGGCTCGGAGAACGACATCATCAAGCGCGCGAGCCTGCTGCGACGCGACTCCGTGCACGGTCCCTTCGAGGGAACCATCACCGTCGACGAGCGCAACAACACGATCCTCGCCAACGGAACGCTGATCCAGGTGATCTACTCGAGCGACCCGTCCACCGTGGATTACGAGTCCTACGGCATCCACAACGCGGTCGTCGTGGACAACACGGGTCGCTGGCGCGACGCGGACGGCCTGTCCCAGCACCTCAAATGCCCCGGCGTCGCGCGGGTGCTGCTGACCGCTCCGGGCAAGGGCGCGCTGAAGAACATCGTGCACGGCATCAACCACGCCACGATCACCGACGACGACACGATCGTCACCGCGGCATCCTGCACCACGAACGCCATCGCCCCCGTGCTCAAGGCCATCAACGACCGCTTCGGCATCGTGGACGGTCACGTCGAAACCGTGCACTCGTTCACCAACGACCAGAACCTCATCGACAACTTCCACTCGGGGGATCGTCGCGGACGCTCGGCCGCCCTCAACATGGTGATCAGCGAAACGGGCGCGGCCAAGGCCGTTGCCAAGGCCCTGCCCGAGCTCGTCGGAAAACTCACCGGCAACGCCATCCGGGTGCCGACGCCCGACGTGTCCATGGCGATCCTGAACCTCAACCTGGAAACAGGCACCGACAAGGACGAGGTCAACACCTACCTGCGCACCATGTCGCTGCACTCCGACCTGCACAAGCAGATCGACTACATCGACTCACCCGAGGTGGTCTCCAGCGACTTCCTCGGATCGCGCCGCGCCGGGATCGTCGACGGTCTCGCGACCATCGCCAACGGCACCAAGGTGATCCTCTACGTCTGGTACGACAACGAATTCGGCTACAGCTGCCAGGTCATCCGCGTGCTCGAAGAAATGGCCGGCGTGCTGGCCCCGGCCTTCCCGAGCGCCATGGTCGACGAGCTCGAAGCGGTTCTCTAA
- a CDS encoding nitroreductase family deazaflavin-dependent oxidoreductase produces the protein MSIRHTVTDLSMQAMNGVHRTILFLSGGRWGWTIGPMPAVELHTTGRSSGQRRSTMLTAPVHGDGRYVLVASKGGDDRHPNWYLNLLDQPDVELTVRGATLPMRARTATPAEKAELWPRIVAEYSGYGAYQQKTSRDIPVVICEPR, from the coding sequence ATGAGCATTCGCCACACCGTCACGGACCTGAGCATGCAAGCGATGAACGGTGTGCACCGCACGATTCTCTTCCTGTCCGGCGGTCGCTGGGGTTGGACGATCGGTCCGATGCCGGCCGTCGAACTGCACACCACGGGCCGGTCGAGCGGTCAGCGACGCTCCACGATGCTGACCGCGCCGGTGCACGGCGACGGGCGTTATGTTCTCGTCGCGTCCAAGGGTGGTGACGACCGGCATCCGAACTGGTACCTCAATCTGCTGGACCAGCCCGATGTCGAGCTCACCGTGCGGGGCGCGACCCTCCCGATGCGGGCGCGCACGGCTACCCCGGCGGAGAAGGCGGAGCTGTGGCCCCGCATCGTCGCCGAGTACTCCGGGTATGGCGCGTACCAGCAGAAGACGAGCAGGGACATCCCCGTCGTCATCTGCGAGCCGCGCTGA
- a CDS encoding alcohol dehydrogenase catalytic domain-containing protein, with amino-acid sequence MTTATMLSSILRDPGSDAPYADSAPLTLETIPVPEPRRGELLVKIERASLCHSDLSVINGSRIRPLPMALGHEAAGTVSAVGADVDDVRIGDHVVLVFVPSCGDCRACLAGRPALCHRGAEVNNTGDLLHGDAVLRSEAGERVNHHLGVSAFSQYAVVARESAVVIAADVPFDVAAMFGCAALTGIGAVLNTGQLVAGQSVIVFGLGAVGLMAVMAAAQVAGTTVIAIDPLPEKQALALRCGATAVGAPDQAAALVTEHAGDGVDLAIEAVGNSRVMEACLGLLTRGGALVSVGLPHPDQTITTSALQFAGTGRRLLGCYMGDSVPDRDIPRYLDMWRAGTLPVELLHTDTRPLSELNESLDALAEGRVVRRLFTLD; translated from the coding sequence ATGACGACAGCAACGATGCTCAGCTCGATCCTCCGCGATCCCGGTTCGGACGCGCCGTACGCCGACAGCGCACCGCTCACCCTGGAAACCATTCCGGTACCCGAGCCACGCCGCGGCGAGCTGCTGGTGAAGATCGAACGCGCCAGCCTCTGCCACTCCGACCTGTCGGTGATCAATGGCTCCCGCATCCGCCCGCTGCCGATGGCACTCGGACACGAGGCCGCCGGAACCGTGAGCGCGGTCGGTGCGGATGTCGATGATGTGCGCATCGGCGACCATGTCGTGCTCGTGTTCGTGCCGAGCTGCGGGGACTGCCGTGCCTGTCTCGCCGGCCGCCCGGCGCTCTGCCACCGCGGCGCCGAGGTGAACAACACCGGGGACCTGCTGCACGGCGACGCCGTGTTGCGGTCGGAGGCGGGGGAGCGGGTGAACCACCACCTCGGGGTCTCCGCCTTCTCCCAGTACGCCGTCGTCGCACGCGAATCGGCCGTCGTGATCGCCGCCGACGTGCCGTTCGACGTGGCCGCCATGTTCGGCTGCGCGGCACTGACCGGCATCGGCGCCGTGCTCAACACCGGGCAGCTCGTGGCCGGCCAGTCTGTGATCGTCTTCGGGCTCGGCGCCGTCGGACTGATGGCCGTCATGGCCGCCGCCCAGGTGGCGGGCACGACCGTGATCGCCATCGACCCGCTCCCCGAGAAGCAGGCCCTCGCGCTGCGGTGTGGCGCGACGGCCGTCGGCGCGCCCGACCAGGCGGCCGCCCTCGTCACCGAGCACGCCGGCGACGGTGTCGACCTCGCGATCGAGGCCGTCGGCAACTCCCGCGTGATGGAGGCGTGCCTCGGTCTGCTGACCCGCGGCGGCGCGCTCGTCTCGGTGGGGTTGCCTCACCCCGACCAGACGATCACGACCTCGGCCCTGCAATTCGCGGGCACCGGCCGACGCCTGCTCGGCTGCTACATGGGTGATTCGGTACCCGACCGGGACATTCCGCGCTACCTCGACATGTGGCGGGCGGGAACGCTGCCGGTGGAGCTGCTGCACACCGACACGCGCCCCCTCAGCGAGCTCAATGAGAGCCTCGACGCTCTCGCCGAGGGCCGGGTCGTGCGCCGCCTCTTCACCCTGGACTGA
- a CDS encoding SGNH/GDSL hydrolase family protein has protein sequence MTTHRFLPSRLIASVVGAAVVAVMAACAPTPIPAVQAFPDGPTVAFYGDSYTRGTGASDPSKRWSSLISTERGWNEVNPSANGLGFINKRSGAPGTGLVQQVIDAKPDIVMVTMGLNDNFSMPGKADAIEAAITTDLSTLATALPEARIVVVEPFWYTDERPSSVATIISWVRDAAAGIDADYIEDASHWIEGHPEWMAGDGLHPNDAGYAAMATRMDAELSALGL, from the coding sequence ATGACCACTCACCGCTTTTTGCCTTCCCGGCTCATCGCAAGTGTCGTCGGCGCGGCGGTGGTCGCGGTGATGGCCGCGTGCGCGCCCACGCCCATTCCGGCGGTGCAGGCCTTCCCCGACGGGCCGACGGTCGCGTTCTACGGTGACTCCTACACCCGAGGGACGGGGGCCTCCGACCCCTCGAAACGCTGGTCGAGCCTGATCTCGACCGAACGCGGCTGGAACGAGGTGAACCCGAGCGCCAACGGCCTGGGCTTCATCAACAAGCGGTCAGGCGCGCCCGGGACCGGCCTCGTGCAGCAGGTGATCGACGCGAAACCGGACATCGTCATGGTGACGATGGGACTCAACGACAACTTTTCCATGCCGGGCAAGGCCGACGCGATCGAGGCGGCCATCACAACCGACCTCAGCACGCTCGCGACGGCCCTGCCCGAGGCGCGCATCGTCGTGGTGGAACCGTTCTGGTACACCGACGAACGGCCGAGTTCGGTAGCCACGATCATCAGCTGGGTGAGGGATGCGGCCGCGGGCATTGACGCCGATTACATCGAGGATGCCTCCCACTGGATCGAAGGGCACCCCGAATGGATGGCCGGTGACGGCCTGCATCCCAACGACGCCGGCTACGCGGCCATGGCCACGCGGATGGACGCCGAGCTGAGCGCCCTCGGGTTGTAG
- a CDS encoding YjiH family protein, whose product MTVTTEAPRTRTRGMWKLFVYSGIGAFMFFVPLTIGGKSTIMLDHIVTFLQASIGPALPYYALAIIVAGAVYPFVTGNWKRSVVGVVFSLFKVLGLVVGVMMVFRVGPAWLFEPGMGPFLFEKLVIPVGLLVPIGAVFLALMVSYGLLEFIGVLVQRVMRPIWKTPGRSAIDAVASFVGSYSLGLLITNRAYKDGKYTAKESAIIATGFSTVSATFMVIVAKTLNLMGQWTAYFWVTFLVTFLVTAITVRIWPLNSIPDTYHPDATAQPEEIITGKRLSVAWAHAQETVAAAPSLGVNVWRNVRDGLLMAMAILPSILSIGLLGLVLATYTPVFDWLGYVFYPFTWALQLPEPMLVAKASAVGVAEMFLPALLVAGSVPIVKFVIGVVSVSGIIFFSALVPCIMATDIPIPVWKLVVVWFQRVVLTLIIVTPIAFLLF is encoded by the coding sequence ATGACAGTGACCACCGAGGCCCCGAGAACCCGAACCCGCGGGATGTGGAAGCTGTTCGTCTACAGCGGTATCGGGGCGTTTATGTTCTTCGTTCCGTTGACCATCGGCGGCAAGAGCACGATCATGCTCGACCACATCGTCACGTTCCTGCAAGCGAGTATCGGCCCGGCGCTGCCGTATTACGCACTCGCGATCATTGTGGCCGGCGCCGTGTACCCCTTCGTGACCGGGAACTGGAAGCGGTCCGTCGTCGGTGTGGTGTTCTCGTTGTTCAAGGTCCTGGGCCTGGTAGTGGGCGTCATGATGGTCTTCCGGGTCGGCCCCGCCTGGCTGTTCGAACCGGGCATGGGCCCGTTCCTCTTTGAGAAGCTGGTGATTCCGGTCGGGCTGCTCGTGCCGATCGGCGCCGTGTTCCTGGCGCTGATGGTGAGCTACGGCCTGCTGGAATTCATCGGAGTGCTTGTGCAGCGGGTGATGCGCCCGATTTGGAAGACCCCGGGGCGCTCGGCCATCGACGCGGTCGCCTCGTTCGTGGGCAGCTACTCACTCGGGCTGCTCATCACTAACCGGGCCTACAAAGACGGCAAGTACACCGCCAAGGAGTCGGCGATCATCGCCACCGGATTCTCCACAGTCTCGGCCACCTTCATGGTCATTGTGGCCAAAACCCTCAACCTGATGGGCCAGTGGACGGCGTACTTCTGGGTGACGTTCCTCGTGACCTTCCTGGTCACGGCGATCACGGTGCGCATCTGGCCCCTGAACAGCATCCCCGACACTTACCACCCGGATGCGACTGCGCAACCCGAGGAGATCATCACCGGCAAACGGCTGTCGGTGGCCTGGGCGCATGCTCAGGAGACGGTCGCGGCGGCGCCCTCGCTCGGCGTCAATGTGTGGCGGAACGTGCGCGACGGTCTTCTGATGGCGATGGCGATCCTGCCCTCCATCCTCTCTATCGGGCTGCTCGGGCTCGTGCTCGCCACCTACACGCCTGTGTTCGACTGGCTCGGCTACGTGTTTTATCCCTTCACTTGGGCGCTGCAGCTGCCCGAGCCGATGCTCGTGGCCAAGGCCAGTGCAGTGGGCGTGGCCGAGATGTTCCTGCCGGCGCTGCTCGTGGCCGGGTCGGTGCCGATCGTGAAGTTCGTTATCGGTGTTGTGTCGGTCTCGGGAATCATCTTCTTCTCGGCGCTGGTGCCCTGCATCATGGCAACGGACATCCCGATCCCGGTGTGGAAACTCGTCGTGGTCTGGTTCCAGCGCGTCGTGCTGACACTGATCATTGTGACTCCGATCGCGTTCTTGCTGTTCTGA